From Syngnathus scovelli strain Florida chromosome 14, RoL_Ssco_1.2, whole genome shotgun sequence, one genomic window encodes:
- the bdkrb2 gene encoding B2 bradykinin receptor: protein MALQTTRMPELNTTAQVNWSQNASVENNCIDPDVWHALTSSQPVYMAVITVLGVVLNAFVLLVFCLQKKSCTVAEIYLSNLAAADLILVSCLPFWAVNIANDFNWPFGVALCKIVNAGIKMNAYSSIYFLVLVSMDRYLALVHPMSHGRMRRPIYAKVGCLLVWAFSLLLGVPTLIFRQVKYFEEYNVHACVLDFPSRAVMLLCDVMLICFSFVIPITIISFCTVKIIHALRKPSVDRFNNEKSERKATTLVLVVLVAFLVCWIPFHIVTLLDVLMKAGVMKGCHLEAAIDICSQFFDYLAFFNSIVNPILYVIVGKNFRKKAQEVCKQWSVSSFTTTSTRSHTSATLRTFA from the exons ATGGCTCTTCAAACTACAAG AATGCCAGAGCTGAACACCACCGCGCAGGTAAATTGGAGCCAAAATGCCAGCGTGGAAAATAACTGCATCGATCCCGACGTTTGGCACGCGCTGACAAGCAGCCAGCCCGTCTACATGGCGGTCATCACCGTGTTGGGAGTGGTGCTCAACGCCTTTGTGCTGCTGGTCTTCTGCCTCCAAAAGAAGTCGTGCACAGTGGCGGAAATCTACCTAAGCAACCTGGCGGCCGCCGACCTCATCCTCGTGTCCTGTCTTCCCTTTTGGGCCGTCAACATTGCAAACGATTTCAACTGGCCTTTTGGAGTGGCCCTGTGTAAAATAGTCAACGCGGGCATCAAGATGAATGCTTACAGCAGTATCTACTTTCTGGTTCTGGTCAGCATGGATCGCTACCTGGCGCTAGTTCACCCCATGTCACACGGGCGAATGCGTCGACCAATATACGCCAAAGTGGGCTGTCTGCTAGTTTGGGCCTTCAGCTTGTTGCTCGGCGTCCCGACGTTGATCTTCAGGCAGGTCAAGTATTTTGAGGAGTACAACGTGCACGCCTGCGTCTTGGATTTCCCCAGCCGCGCGGTGATGCTGCTTTGCGACGTGATGCTAATTTGCTTTAGCTTCGTCATCCCCATCACGATCATCTCGTTCTGCACCGTCAAGATCATCCATGCGTTACGTAAGCCCTCCGTAGATAGGTTCAACAACGAGAAGAGCGAGCGGAAGGCCACCACGCTGGTGCTGGTCGTCCTGGTTGCATTCCTCGTCTGCTGGATACCGTTTCACATCGTCACCCTGCTGGATGTGCTAATGAAAGCCGGCGTGATGAAAGGGTGCCACTTGGAAGCCGCCATCGATATTTGCAGCCAGTTTTTCGACTACCTGGCCTTCTTCAACAGTATCGTCAATCCCATCTTGTATGTTATCGTTGGGAAAAACTTCCGGAAAAAAGCTCAGGAAGTCTGCAAGCAGTGGTCCGTCAGTAGCTTCACGACCACGTCCACGCGTTCGCACACATCTGCGACGTTGAGGACGTTTGCGTAA